Proteins encoded within one genomic window of Spodoptera frugiperda isolate SF20-4 chromosome 7, AGI-APGP_CSIRO_Sfru_2.0, whole genome shotgun sequence:
- the LOC118266281 gene encoding protein sneaky: protein MCKLGSILEQILCGCRIFVEKCLCYICPPLYRVFFAECNQKNSLRLTSFICGFCLGQAYYYYLLKRIPFPNSVGLILSLVISVLLGIGNAISIQVRCICLLIFPMYFGKTGRGVLKAVVLTYVVAGPITNMGLNAREVVRVFACSTQLSFNLSKERYNLMLEPIKKTALSLQHEMDQMKNALRSVRDIVAPIELEIENMEEVARKQEQNDNLDLLFKALLRSTGIEAKYLNIPEKGLEDHFQKLYEKKLEYRCEYELTQANKVCIEAFTLAYDTCCEKVRNNNAWLLCWPLRFKYACNFLHLLQKDDTCDSRKQLDHGLGEGYVALKRATRELTGGLKNVNLKYKITFQRILYDIQDAKETGDRVLHSFEEKHIVMGVVIITLNVCMAILFLRIVLAAIAYHDMYLTNITFDNLYITGYFKYLDEMRNRKNKITLLPLKKMERSKYVDIYSVSYVRTQHSKLVTQILKVMLEVVTATTFVMLDRLFYEALDVVRQHAHLEFVHQGTQDLKIEVEGTGLLANLLRKLISNLSSTRDSRRVMTNKLCVPQPRAMPPIYFFKIYGGYVWILFLLYINPYTLRLRRLICSYFYPLREKQRVLHLYNDILKKRMKMDKTLRRKAIQAVRAHYLSGENLLSLRMKFPYLLGWLDALPAARMTCLICGETEPRTGRRIPGRWHCCSVPTCPFVYCAECWEEAGGHCLACDPSLNELSDVDSLSDDDLLRY, encoded by the exons ATGTGCAAGTTGGGGAGTATCTTGGAACAGATTCTATGTGGTTGTCGCATATTTGTGGAGAAATGTCTATGTTACATATGTCCTCCGTTGTACAGAGTATTCTTCGCGGAGTGCAATCAGAAGAATAGCCTGCGACTCACCAGTTTTATTTGTGGTTTCTGTCTGGGACAGGCTTACTATTACTATTTGTTGAAGAGGATTCCCTTCCCGAACTCCGTTGGACTTATTTTGTCTTTAGTTATAAGTGTATTGCTTG GTATAGGTAACGCAATATCAATACAAGTAAGATGTATATGCCTGCTTATATTTCCCATGTATTTTGGAAAAACTGGCCGAGGAGTGCTGAAAGCAGTCGTCTTGACCTACGTCGTGGCTG GTCCTATCACGAACATGGGTCTGAATGCTCGAGAAGTGGTGAGGGTCTTCGCGTGCAGCACGCAGCTCTCGTTCAACCTGTCCAAGGAGAGGTACAACCTGATGCTGGAGCCCATCAAGAAGACAGCACTCAGCCTGCAGCATGAGATGGACCAGATGAAGAACGCGCTTAG ATCTGTGCGTGACATAGTGGCTCCTATAGAGCTTGAGATAGAGAATATGGAAGAAGTTGCGAGGAAGCAGGAACAGAACGATAACTTGGATCTTCTCTTCAAGGCATTATTGCGGTCTACAGGAATTGAAGCCAAGTATCT AAATATCCCAGAAAAAGGTTTAGAGGATCATTTTCAAAAGCTATACGAAAAGAAATTGGAATACAGATGCGAATATGAACTAACACAAGCCAATAAAGTTTGCATTGAAGCGTTTACCTTGGCTTACGACACGTGTTGTGAGAAAGTGCGTAATAACAATGCCTGGCTGTTGTGTTGGCCTCTGAGATTTAAATACGCCTGCAATTTCCTACACCTACTCCAAAAGGACGATACTTGTGATAGCAGGAAGCAG TTGGACCACGGCTTAGGAGAAGGTTACGTAGCCCTTAAGAGAGCGACGCGCGAGCTGACCGGTGGATTGAAAAACGTCAatctgaaatataaaattacttttcaaCGCATATTGTATGATATTCAG GATGCAAAAGAAACTGGCGACCGTGTGCTCCACTCCTTTGAAGAGAAGCACATAGTCATGGGCGTGGTCATCATCACGCTGAACGTGTGTATGGCCATCCTGTTCCTAAGGATAGTGCTAGCCGCCATAGCATACCACGATATGTACCTCACTAACATTACCTTTGACAACTTGTACATAACTGGCTACTTCAAATATTTGGACGAAATGAGGAATAGGAagaataaaattactttgttaCCACTTAAAAAG ATGGAGCGAAGTAAATACGTGGACATATACTCCGTGTCGTACGTGCGGACCCAGCACAGTAAGCTGGTGACGCAGATCCTGAAGGTGATGTTGGAGGTGGTGACAGCCACGACCTTCGTGATGCTGGACCGGCTCTTCTACGAGGCTCTGGACGTGGTGCGCCAACATGCACACCTCGAGTTCGTCCATCAGGGGACGCAGGATTTGAAGATAGAG GTGGAAGGAACAGGTCTCCTAGCGAATCTCCTCCGGAAACTGATCAGCAATCTATCATCGACCCGGGACAGCCGGCGCGTGATGACGAACAAACTGTGTGTGCCACAACCACGCGCCATGCCGCCCATATACTTCTTCAAGATCTACGGAGGCTACGTCTGGATACTTTTTCTGTTGTATATCAATCCATATACGCTGAGGCTGAGGAG ACTAATCTGCAGTTACTTTTACCCTCTACGCGAGAAACAGCGCGTGTTGCATCTCTACAACGATATCCTTAAGAAACGAATGAAAATGGATAAAACTCTGCGCAG AAAAGCGATCCAAGCCGTGAGAGCCCACTACCTCTCTGGAGAGAACCTCCTCAGTTTGCGGATGAAGTTCCCATACTTGCTGGGCTGGTTGGATGCTCTACCTGCTGCTAGGATGACCTGCCTCATATGTGGGGAGACGGAACCTAGGACTG GTCGTCGGATCCCAGGCCGGTGGCACTGCTGCAGCGTGCCAACATGTCCGTTTGTGTACTGTGCCGAGTGCTGGGAGGAGGCGGGAGGGCACTGCCTGGCCTGCGACCCCTCCCTCAATGAGCTGAGTGACGTCGACTCCCTTAGTGATGATGATTTACTCCGATATTAA
- the LOC118266366 gene encoding troponin C-like codes for MGHHISSMFSSLGRFFEYPVKRKPICFYRQEDFSATGEPHRKVADMQRQGATDYDKLVDLFYTRLAEQRQYNQEMKEKDRRWSMQKVVERFPGWNEVTIANLHSLFLLFDNQSNGMLGFDDFGAVLESLGDESGMDVRKEKFNAADTDNDGWITYDEFLSLVYNFNPGEEGRVTGLAAMCNDVAENIQFVSNLTVGEQLEYGLF; via the exons ATGGGGCACCACATCAGTTCAATGTTCTCCAGTTTGGGACGATTCTTCGAGTACCCAGTGAAGAGAAAACCTATATGTTTCTACAGACAGGAGGACTTTAGTGCAACAG GTGAACCACATAGGAAGGTCGCAGATATGCAGAGGCAGGGTGCGACAGACTATGACAAATTGGTTGATCTGTTCTACACGAGGCTGGCAGAACAACGACAGTATAATCAA GAGATGAAGGAGAAGGACCGCAGGTGGAGCATGCAGAAGGTGGTGGAGAGGTTCCCAGGCTGGAACGAGGTCACCATCGCCAACCTGCACAGCTTGTTCCTGCTCTTCGACAACCAATCCAATGGCATGCTCGGGTTTGATGACTt CGGAGCGGTGTTGGAGAGTCTTGGGGATGAGAGCGGCATGGACGTGCGTAAAGAGAAGTTCAATGCTGCAGACACGGACAACGATGGCTGGATCACCTACGATGAGTTTCTATCG TTGGTGTACAATTTCAACCCTGGCGAGGAGGGTCGTGTGACGGGGCTCGCTGCTATGTGCAACGATGTCGCGGAGAACATACAGTTTGTGAGCAACCTCACTGTCGGGGAGCAACTCGAATACGGCTTGTTTTAA
- the LOC118265765 gene encoding protein wech codes for MTSFANLTQSLASSLPSTSGASGSGHSSNDQEDSLAMSHIICNLLENMNNPSSLQGGGASSSTSSTSHYDIWALPAPVMQNPLGPISREYNSNNNHHQDNSSGSPGTSSSVSINCYRCDSRSPTIRCLECNDLYCHDCCHKSSSECQIREHTLLPIHQISPIGVRPNSVNYISTVNMSHIEKDYMFCEIHGDLVRFYCEPCIIYICNECTLWVHRDHSYFPIKGALDVSRVGLFRCIDNTKRGTKAVKTAIDRAVILSKAYEKETAEANMKIRKAMRCFAQAIEDREKYLLDKVEKMRQLKMNELSDHMNTLRGILAGLAHTNETLVRSMHFEGVDLYLAKEKGKQQVEYFANTFKTMYVSEDRIIFIPPNYDIVDLLKRQCDVYSTPSTSLPSLPSTSSSSRQIMPMQPSQSMQQANYNMAGPSNMRSLQDYAGPSHSRSNNYYDHNVSSTLAIESNHTRGTGQAISGFWMAVSVRPTRSPVPGVPMLSFAREGQDEGQVSRPWGLCVDREGNIIVADRRNNRIQIFSSRGEFKTMFGSKGTGPGEFDLPAGITTDSFGRIIVIDKDNHRVQIFTSSGNFILKFGSFGKECGQFQYPWDVAVNSLGNIVVTDTRNHRIQLFTSDGTYITKFVFEGANPAKMLKGPTTPRGVCFTTSGNIIVSDFENHRLLMVDPTLSKVLYCVGREGSGIGELNRPSGIVTDDDGRIIVADSKNHRVLVFTSELRILWAVDLKSPGLDDKDRPSDVALTPEGFLVVLFETLPDTARDISSHGKQYIKVY; via the coding sequence ATGACGTCATTTGCAAATCTGACGCAGTCTCTAGCATCGAGTCTGCCATCGACTTCGGGTGCCAGCGGCTCTGGCCATAGCTCCAACGACCAGGAGGATTCGCTGGCTATGTCACACATCATATGCAACCTCctggaaaatatgaataatCCATCGAGCCTCCAAGGCGGCGGAGCGTCGAGCTCAACATCTTCCACCTCGCACTATGACATCTGGGCCCTACCAGCGCCCGTTATGCAGAATCCGCTGGGACCTATAAGCCGTGAGTACAATTCCAATAACAACCACCATCAAGACAACTCGAGCGGCTCACCAGGGACCTCGTCCTCCGTGTCCATCAACTGCTACCGCTGCGACTCGCGCAGCCCAACGATTCGTTGTCTCGAATGCAACGATTTGTATTGTCACGACTGTTGCCATAAAAGTTCGTCTGAATGTCAAATTCGGGAACACACGCTGCTTCCTATACACCAAATATCGCCTATCGGTGTCAGGCCTAACTCTGTAAACTATATATCTACTGTCAATATGAGCCACATAGAGAAAGATTACATGTTCTGCGAGATACACGGCGATCTCGTCAGATTTTACTGTGAACCGTGCATCATCTATATATGTAACGAGTGCACGTTGTGGGTGCACAGAGATCACAGTTATTTTCCCATAAAAGGTGCTCTAGACGTCAGTCGCGTCGGTCTGTTTAGATGTATAGATAACACAAAGAGAGGAACAAAAGCAGTAAAGACTGCAATAGACCGCGCTGTAATTCTGTCTAAAGCTTATGAGAAAGAAACAGCTGAGGCCAATATGAAAATAAGAAAGGCGATGCGTTGTTTTGCACAGGCTATCGAAGatagagaaaaatatttgttggatAAAGTAGAAAAGATGCGTCAACTTAAAATGAATGAACTCTCAGATCACATGAATACACTGAGAGGTATTTTAGCTGGCTTAGCACACACGAATGAGACTTTGGTGCGAAGTATGCACTTTGAAGGGGTAGATTTGTACTTGGCAAAAGAGAAAGGAAAACAACAAGTTGAATATTTTGCTAACACATTTAAGACCATGTACGTGTCAGAAGATCGAATTATCTTCATCCCCCCGAATTACGACATAGTGGACTTGCTGAAGAGACAGTGTGATGTGTATTCCACACCGTCCACTTCGTTGCCTAGCCTGCCATCGACGTCGTCATCTTCCCGTCAGATAATGCCTATGCAGCCTTCTCAGAGCATGCAGCAGGCCAATTACAATATGGCAGGACCTAGTAACATGAGATCGTTACAGGACTACGCAGGGCCATCACACTCGCGCTCGAACAATTATTATGACCATAACGTTTCGTCAACCCTAGCAATTGAATCTAACCATACGCGCGGCACAGGTCAAGCTATATCTGGATTTTGGATGGCTGTGTCTGTGAGACCCACTAGGAGCCCAGTTCCTGGAGTTCCAATGCTCTCGTTCGCTCGCGAAGGGCAGGACGAAGGACAAGTGTCCAGGCCGTGGGGCTTGTGTGTAGATAGAGAAGGAAATATCATTGTTGCTGACAGAAGGAACAACCGAATCCAGATATTCAGCAGCCGAGGTGAATTCAAAACGATGTTTGGATCTAAAGGCACCGGGCCCGGAGAGTTCGACCTTCCGGCCGGCATCACTACTGACAGTTTTGGACGCATTATTGTGATTGATAAAGATAATCATAGAGTTCAAATATTCACATCTTCTGGTAACTTTATTCTCAAGTTTGGTTCCTTCGGCAAGGAATGTGGACAATTCCAGTATCCTTGGGATGTTGCCGTAAATTCCCTGGGTAATATAGTTGTCACTGACACGCGTAATCATCGTATTCAACTGTTTACTAGCGATGGAACTTACATAACCAAGTTCGTCTTCGAAGGTGCTAACCCGGCTAAAATGCTGAAAGGACCTACAACTCCTCGAGGTGTGTGTTTCACGACATCAGGCAACATTATAGTGTCGGACTTCGAGAATCATCGTCTGCTAATGGTGGACCCGACTCTATCTAAAGTGCTGTATTGTGTGGGTCGTGAAGGTTCAGGAATCGGTGAACTTAATCGCCCATCAGGGATAGTGACTGACGATGACGGACGTATAATAGTCGCCGATTCCAAGAATCATCGTGTGTTAGTGTTTACGTCGGAACTTCGTATACTATGGGCCGTGGACTTGAAGAGTCCCGGCCTCGACGACAAGGACCGGCCCAGCGACGTGGCACTCACGCCGGAAGGCTTCCTCGTCGTACTGTTCGAGACGCTCCCCGACACCGCGCGCGACATTTCCTCTCACGGCAAGCAATACATCaaagtatattaa